catgcctgagagttctccataatgttctcaaaggtgtgtgaaatctaccaatccgcacatggccagcgtggtagactatggcccaaacccttctcactctgagaggagacccgtgctatgtagtgagccagcgatgggttgatcatgatgatggtgatgacatGAAATATTACTAAGCAAATCagtggagggaacgccccgcacacccgcacagcccccgagttaatccggtgcgggcgagcgtgggtgacatgTGGGTGTACGTGGCTGGCTAcgtggccatctcgacctgtcgcggactacctATATGTCATTCAAATGCTAACTTAGCAGAATATGTAAACAATTAGacttctattattattttaatgttacagCTGCTTTAGTCAATGTGGGTgtttaattatgtaaataaaaacagTTTTGATGTGAAGAAACATACATTATGTTCTAAAATCTaggttattatcatcatcatgatcaacccgttaTCGTCAGCACACTGAACACAGGTCTCAGACAAAaggaaggaaaaggtgactgactgactgactgatctatcaacgcacagctcaaactactgggcggatctatcggactattatgacgtagacatccgctaagaaaggattttgaaaattcacgcggacaaagtaaaAGGCATAgcatataagctagttttttagggttacccgaaaggtgccaacgggaccaattgctaagcctccgctgtccatccatccgtccgtccgtctgtctgtctgtcagcaggctgtatctcgtgaaccgttatAGGTGCAGTCATATTTTTCAcacaatatgtatttctattgccgctgccgctataacaagtaactaaaataaaatttcaaaatggccgccatgaaaattaaaaaaatcaaaagtgttatttcttgtacgctGGAAGTGTACGAGTccgagtcgcacttgaccgctttttagggttccgtacctctaagaATTTggagggagtcaagaaggcgcctcgggaaagagccaccaagcaagtaccgaacgggcgccctcccgcgtttcggcccatataaccgcgaggttggtggggccatgcgAGATggtggttccgtacctcaaaaggaaaaacggaacccttataggatcactttgttgtctgtctgtctgtcggtccgtctgtctgtcaagaaacctacagagcccttcccgttgacctagaattatgaaatttggcaggtaggtagatcttatagctgacatttggggaaaaatctgaaaatcgtgaatttgtggttacgtcacacaaaaaaatttaaattgtggtcataaactaataattagtattttcaactttcgaagtgagataactatatcaagtgaggtatcatatgaaaggtcttcacctgtacattctaaaatagatttttatttatttttattatgcatcatagttttgaattatcgtgcaaaaggtcgaaaaaatacgacgagcctgactcgcacttggccggttttttcacagGGTCTCAGTTCGCGCACACGTCGCGGTAAAGATTAAATGCCAAAATTTAGTTTCTTTCCTCAGGCAAGAAAATGGACGACTATGTCAGAGTGCATTATAAGTCGACTGGCAAGTTGGCCATCATGTTACTGGTCACACGGGAGGGGCACATGAACCCTGAGTTCTCCAAAACCAAGTTCGTCACTGACGATGATCTTAACAAGAGTTTAGAGTATTATGTGAGTATTTAGTTAACTTTGAAGTACGAGGGTAAATCTGATAAAGTCAAGACTACCCTCGTCAGATAACCCTATGAATTACACTGTAATTTAGGGTTAAGTTGATGAACTTAACAAGAGTTTACTATGTGAGTATTAGATCTGTTATACCAAACGGAATTTTAGAGAATGAGGGTAACTTTGACGTGGTCAAGACCACCCTCATCTGCTTTAACCATATGAATTAAACTGTAAGTTAGGGTTAAGTTGATGACGTCTCCTACTGTAAAGAGTATGAGGGTTAATTTGATGAAGTCAAGTTTACCCTTGATAGCTTGATAAAATAGCTTGCTAAATATAAACTGTATAGATAGGATGAGATAGGGTGATAGATTTCTATTTTAAGACAAAAAATACTTTTGAGAgtctaagagttcccacttcccacgggattttaaaaacctgaatctaagtaaagtaaaaaatttaaattgtaattattttcgTCACGTATTTCAGTGCGAGCGCATGTTTGAAGACAATGAAGACGAAATCACAGACCTGTACAAGAAGAGACCTGATGACGACATCATGCCTGATGCGGAAAGAGAGGTATTTGCTACAATAAGATAGTATGTAAAATCAAAACATATGAGGAGATGGTGAACAAATCGATGTAATAGGCTATTTgactaattgggtatttgactacatcaaaaataaactatttctcagtgatcattaaatagagggtcttccaaaatacgtaaaatccacgtcctttgttagttttaagtgtaataaccatttaaaattatcgattaaactaaaaatgtacgtcattatgatgtgacgtcacattccagtattaaGCAGAACAGTTTTAAGCTGTTTTCCTTAGAAATGAATTTAAGTTGGTATTCAATGGGCTCAAAacggactttaaaaaaaaaataagtgtttTAATCACATTGAGAGTGTTCACCAGCTCGTATACTGAAATTATTAGTCCCTTCTTGGGGTtctgtatatatatttattttataattatgttgatgTTTCGCAGATCTGTTTCAACCACGCCAAATACTGCGAAGAGTGGATGTTGCCCAATGAACAAGACACCACGTGGACGCCGGAGATGGAAGCCGAATACGTTAAAGTAAagttcaaattaaataaaaattacgataaaaaatatttagattctaTGCGTGAACTTGaccagtattttttttaatattttttcttatagcatattaatatttttttttttttttccacacaaacagaaaaaacacaatatcgGTTTCTTCGTGCAATATGATGaggataaaatattttaacttaatccatatccatagtGCATACTATcctctatactaatattataaaattaaaaatcttgttTATATTATAAGGTCCACGGTCCAGACCCCTATGGTTTCGGAGGTGGAATGCAGCAGCCGATGCAAACTGAAGTCACAGACGATGAGGGCTACGATGACTTAGATGAAGACGTTGAGGAAATACCTGCTGAGGATGAGGGTAATGAGGTCAAAGTTGCTGAGAATGAGGGTAAAGATGAATTGTAAAAAGCTAGGTTTTAATTGTTGACCATTTCTACAGATTCTTGTGGATGAGGGGTTTGATAGATTTTTCACAGGGTTttgatattgaattttttttttcagtatatTATAGTGAATGTGCTAAATTTGTTAAATTTGACTTATTTGACAGATGAGTCAAGTTTACCCTCATCTAGTAAGTCAAGGTTACCCTCAtttttgttaggtaggtacctttatatataggtatatttttcacaTTATAGAATCTAAATTACTAAAAAGcatattttaagtaataaaaattaaaatcttattGTTTTACattaatagattttaatttttttaattttattcatttattagtaatcaacagcgttacagataatataatttgatGAGATTATAAATgaggataaaatttacttatcTGTTGAATAAGTCAAATTTTACAAAAGTATTCCTGGTTACCTACTTAGAATAAAAACGCCCATAACTAATAACATAtacgtttcaaataaaaagagCATCACAATAtttgaaatataatttttaacttatatttaaattggagaattatttattgttatatttattttttatattattgatgGATttctttaaaatgaaaaatagtaGCATTAAAATCGAGCGAATTTTTCTGTTACACAagtaaagtcccgcaaattgccattgcgctagaaccatgtctcattaacatcgtaatgacgtcagccgaaataaaaatatgccatcagctcgaaacttcagtctagtgatgacgtcactaaatGGGCGGCcgagcgcattagcaatttgcgggcctCATAACAAATAAGTAAGCTAGTTACGAAGTGCCTTACTGATGGTATTTTCAATTGAAACGCATATTATTTTGCTATTTTGTCTCAAATGCTTAGAAATATCTaaaatttttgtattaatagAGAAATGAAATTAAGTTTGCGCCTAAAATTTTTTGACGACCTAAAGCTTGAGCTTAGTAGCTGGTTtcatatctctacatagtataaaagaaagtcccttcccgctgtctgtatgtatgaacgcgtagatcttttaaactacgcaacggatttttcAATCTTCACTTCGCAATCGTTTTATTTCAAGAGCAAGGTTTATagatatagtttaatattggtttgtattaatttgttgaaatatgacgatgtGCGGGAGAGAGggaacttctatatatagtccagatttcagaaaactccgttagtgcgagtactgtcggcggtacatttgttcgggactacatCATGAAATCTTATCGAtttaatagcgccatctagttgcaattgtggcaaccgccacagcgattttgaataaaatgtcggaagaaatcaagcttccatcgaaaattaataaaatataggcgcatatttaattttgtaactTTAGTATTAACCGACCGTGCTAGAGTTGTGACTgtgtgattttaattttaaagaacatttttatgtgtatataatataatattatgttgtaaatttttgtaagtatatcagatatttaaaaacaaatgcattttattttaacatctaCTCTGCTATATATTGGGTAACATTTTGGAGTACCTATTCACATATTTTTCTAACCAACgcaataagaaaaggacagccaaaccaaatttaatttagagctgtcaatcCTCGTGACTTTAGGTTGCGAGTCCGGCAGggcgattacgtaaaacgttgcagtagcaatgcgacagttcatttgctgtcttttttttttttttttttttttaatggcgcgcggctgcaccaagcgggcgcaatttacttcgccaatgtcgtgtGGAATTGAAGAGACACGATACGAATGGTTGGTGATAGCTGGGAAGAAGACTATctattaatttggataatttataagtagcaggttttttcaaagaataatatattattgtatagggTTAGTTTCAGGCCTGGAACAACACAATTATTAGGTACACAAAATACACActatattacataaatatttacagcttaataatggggctaattcctttgtacacaatctctaaactaaactaaaatggcacgtctaaatctattgctatccctttcataatgttgcttgcggaaaaggaaagcactagatttagacctgttaatttagtttagtttagagattgtgtactagagaatcggccccattatctgTCTCTCTTCttgttattttgctttgtggctattgctgtctctctctagccgctgtaacgtgtgacgtttgacagcaatgatcgcgagatacgtaatcacgtATTGTTTAAAGTAGCGCGCTCTAacatttagagtctttaaatgtaaaattcatgttccgtgcctttttagcaatattcaaaagaaaaagatgccGATACTCTATTactttagagaaagacaacagaatcggcgccattatttcattgtttttgcACTTGTATTATTTTAGTGTAGGTAGTTagaatctcacctggtggtaagtgatgatgcagtccataAACCCATAatatacacctttggtttctacagggGATCGCGAATAAAAACAAgaattgttaaaaaatatttatttattcctttaATATCACATGGTATTcaagaaatgtaaaaaaaaaactacaacgTAAAtacaagtatattatattatattatattagtaataataatatttattacttttaaaagAGATAATTTGTAACTAAGAACAAATAAATTCGATGCATCGAACGAGAGGACTAAaatttaagtcccgcaaattgctaatgcgcgtggccgccattttagtgacgtcagcactaaactgaagtcTCGGGCTGATggtatacctatttttatttcggctgacgtcaaaatgacgtcatttcgattgtaacgtagacggagtaaaaaatctagacaaaggaacgtttgctttctcattcacactaaaaagagagcacagataaaattacctactaatgtgataaacagagacgcagctaacttattttttatcccttatcgtgtagataaccgatttttttcaaggaatacaactttagttgcaaaacaaactttgagaattcgtggcatcattgtatttctcattagttatttacttgttttcacataaaaaacgtttaattaatattgactacgaaacaatggtaattgtcgtgttattcatcgttacgtcgtgttatcgctatctcagtcgcggttacactgtactttagtctagcttttttattcagtctacagatgataatgagacatggttccagcgcattagcaatttgcgggacttatacctaatacaaaataaaattatttatagctcCAAAGAAACTTAAATCAAACCGTAAGCCTATACAAATAAGTCTGTTTTTACAATACAGCTCCGACTTCTTTGCATTAAGGTAAAAAAATACagtattttactatttttactaCCTTCACAACTTTTTGAGGTACTATTAAAAATAACGTAATCAACAAACCAGTCAAAAGCGAGTCGGACtggcacacgaaaggttccgtaccatccgtaaaagaaataacactaactctaaacaaaataaaactcctaaaggtcgatgtacacatcgacctttagaagagtTCTATTTTGTTTAGAGTTAgttttttagtttagagatagcgaacttgtagagcattgtcactgtcgttgagaccgacaaaacgtcatataggtatgagtgacagagacaa
The window above is part of the Maniola hyperantus chromosome 27, iAphHyp1.2, whole genome shotgun sequence genome. Proteins encoded here:
- the sel gene encoding protein seele, which produces MRIKTAIFTFALLMVGVSARIDAKNLKCLVCRQTFEELNKAIKGVEKWKKVDVGNFRMDAAGNTMQDKVPAHRSAVYISEVIDDICKKMDDYVRVHYKSTGKLAIMLLVTREGHMNPEFSKTKFVTDDDLNKSLEYYCERMFEDNEDEITDLYKKRPDDDIMPDAEREICFNHAKYCEEWMLPNEQDTTWTPEMEAEYVKVHGPDPYGFGGGMQQPMQTEVTDDEGYDDLDEDVEEIPAEDEGNEVKVAENEGKDEL